The genomic stretch GTGCATACATTTAAGAGTGTGTGGAAGATTTGTGACTCTGGAGTGCCACTATCAGCGTACAGATTAAATGCATATGTCATTGATGATGAACAAACCAATAATAGGTCTCAAACTGGTCTTTGATGGGACACATTTGTCATTTATCTTCCTCTCCTCAATCACTTTTATCTGAACACGTGTTATCTCAAGCATTAATTAACTGTCTGCTACACTCAGACGTGAACTTCCCTTTATTGCCATTAAAATACACCCAGAGGAGTGTATGATCTAATACCAACGGGCTTCACAGGTGAGGCAGCAAGTCTTTCATTTCCACAATTTGACTGTGACAGATGCAAAAATCCTTTGCATTACCAAGGAGATGCTCCAGATGCAGCAACATTTCTCAGTCCAGCAGTGATAACATGAGAGTCCCAGTGTTAAATACTGGCAGTATCTGTGCTCGTGCGCCCTGTGGGTTACTGGAGTCTCATACAGCTGTGCGGTACGCATTCAGCCTGTTCCTCCAGCTCAGGGCAGGGGACGCCAGCATTGGCCGGCCGCAACAGGATGTAACGTGTGCGGTGGCGGACACCACCTCTGGAGCAGGGACCAAGACACAAACCCCAGGATGACCAGGGAGACACTTCACAGTCCAATGGTGTCGCTGAGTCGAGGGTAAAGAgatgtgagaaaaacacagtgtgtgtgagtaaaagaagaaagacaaagagttTCCACAGAGGATACATTTATGCAGAAATAAGGGCTGTTTTTATTAGCCTGTGCTTGTATCTGTGCGCTATGTGGAACAGTTTCAGCAACCATATAGAGTGCTGCAAGGATGATGTATATCTGTAGGTCGGCctggaagttagcatcaccctggttACCTCAACTAAAAGCCAACAGGATTTCTCTGTTGGATTTTGGACTAAAGCAGAAAACAGCtctatgaaaaacaaaaaagaaaatattagcCTACTcacacgttttgttcagcaagataatatTCACATGtcaacaccacttttatgatttttaaagcgTAAGTGCAATCGTCAGAAGACAAAAGCTAACGTCAGACTACAGACAAACTGCACCAGTGACATGACTTCGACGTCATCATCATAGCAAGTCTGTAAAGCCTTGTAGAGTGTGATGATGTTCAACGTCCCTGTCAACCTcagtagtctcatttagccacctGTTAGCAACCGTCTTTTTCaagacacgtaaaagcttcagaCTTTAGGAATGGGGTATTTACGtacatattttatgtcgtagaacaaaatgtgaagaTCTCTTAAGATTGTGTTGACCACAGACCTTTATTCAGGCATTGAACAAAAACCCCATTAGGCTCACTCAAGATGAGACCTGTGCAGCATCGATCAGCGGTGATAACTGCCATGAATGTAAAAacagaactggatacagtgtttgAAGTAGTGCTTCAATCATTCCTCTGAAAGTttctcagtggcgcatgaagccaaaaaacttTGACTTTCCTGGTGAGAAATTACCCGAATCTTCCACATctttgggcccatagagcaagcacaaTGCATACTTTGCGAGCTAGCATCCAGTTTAACCATCCGCTAATTCAAatagaacaaaaaaataaataaatgctgtggCTCTTCTTGacttttgaaatattttcagaccaaatggatcaaatctaGACAGTGAAACGACTCCTTACGTGGGGGCTTCaacactgggaaaaaaagtgtCTTTCCTAAATGTAAATCCATTATAAACAGtgtttttgggccccatggcatcacattacagacccagaagttgtaattccactgtttggccaccacgaaaattggcttcaacCCTGGCGCACTTCCTGGGCGCACGATTGCTGCACAATGCATGGCGGTTAGACATGTGTCTGACTtgatcccgacttgctctgacgtggGCAGAAAAACCTCACGAGACTGAGGCTGccacagtttttagagccaggtgcCTCAGCTGCTCTCTACCAACTGCAAGGCCCAGGGGGTATTGGGAAACGCCTGGCTGTGTCTGAACAAAAAGCTGATTGGCTCTTAGTTTTTGGTCACCAACACCATGGTTTATAGAAAATCCAAATTTTTTACTGTGTAATTGTAACATTTAACGCTAGATTTTAAGCCACTAGTGTCTTGCTGTGCGATTAAGATTAAATCTGTCATACAGTTCTTGCATGGTTGATAATAAGCTACAGGTAGCCTGCACATGGATCTAACAGGGTGTGCTTtattctgtgacttcctgtgtgtTCTTGCCAAGTCATGTTAGGacacattcctgcagcactctattatGATTTTCATGTAGTAAAAATCATTCCTTATTTTGGTAAAAATGTATGGGCACCATTGATGTAGGGAGCCCTGTGGTCTTACCGGAGAAACGCTGGGGACTGATAGAGTTCGGCAGAATATGATTGGACATTAGGGTTTGGCGGTCAGATGATTGGCTCTGTTGAGTAATCCTTATGCTGGCAATAGGTGGAAGCTCCTTTAAACGTGGATAGTAGAAGGAGTTGGCTGGATGATTTGGCATCTGAGACGTGATCTGAACAAGTCAGCAGAGAACAGTAAGGCATATTTCATCAGGAAAGCCAGCAGGTTCTCAACAAAAGCTCAGATATACAATGGCCCACTTTAAAACACATGCTGGGAAAGGATAGATGGTCTGTTATGTAAGAGAGGCCCTTTTCACTCAAACCACTTCAGGTCAGGCACGAGGACCGCCAAGCAATCATTTAAGTGGAGACAGCTTAGAATGACGTCCCATTCTCATGCTGCTAACCTATTTTAAGAATAAGACCAGGGCCATCCTCACTTTGCCTCACCATGGTACTCTACGTGTACTTGTGAACATTGCAGGGCCTCACCATTGTGATGTTTTCTAAGGGGCTGGTGGGGAAGTTGGGAGATGAGAAAGTGAATCCACTGTCTGTTCCAGCATCATAGGGCTGGAGGTCaatggtcacttcctgtttccactgGTTGCCCTCGCAGAGGTTTAGGCTGTCCACACCAACGAACCAGTCGGGGCTGGGGATCATTTTCACCATCAGGGATAACTGTCgcacagaaagagagaatgcAGTTAGTTCAATCTTTAGTTTCCAAAAGGAACTTTACGTTTACAGTAAAGACAGAGAGTAGATGGAGCAATGTAATTATACTAAAGGAACACAGAGATTATGTGGTTTTATTGACCAAAATTATTTGATAAAATCAGTTATTTCCAGTCAATACCTTATACATTGCATACATGACTAAACCAAATTGAGGAGCAAGGCTGTAAGGTGCTTTAAAATTAAGAGGATGGATATCTTTGGAGCTAGTGGGGGATGTAGTCAAGACCAACTAaatcaagtccaagtcaagtctaagaccaggtcaagtcaagtccgcGTCAAGACTGAGTCCAGAGCGAATTGAGGTCTGTTCAAGACTATAATAGCCAATATAGTGATTGAGGTGTTAGGATGGACAGAAATAATCCATTGGTTGGTTCATCCATCTTCTACCATCAAACTAATCAATGCATATAATTAAAGGTTGCAGACCATTGTTTTTACTGCTCACAAATTCTTAATGGTTGGTTCAACCAAATTAAAAGTATGGTGGT from Epinephelus moara isolate mb chromosome 4, YSFRI_EMoa_1.0, whole genome shotgun sequence encodes the following:
- the spon2a gene encoding spondin-2a, with translation MMSSEHLTCGWLQQLLVVLLKLCLTFAGPLRPLNGTECTAKGPASYILVFTGHWSPQAFPKQYPLFRPPAQWSKLIAVSHNRHFRLWEEGATASAGVQNFAEVGVTVELMKVAKEARKRRAVGAMHRTAGIPNGIGHSSTELLMQPRNSLLSLMVKMIPSPDWFVGVDSLNLCEGNQWKQEVTIDLQPYDAGTDSGFTFSSPNFPTSPLENITMITSQMPNHPANSFYYPRLKELPPIASIRITQQSQSSDRQTLMSNHILPNSISPQRFSATPLDCEVSPWSSWGLCLGPCSRGGVRHRTRYILLRPANAGVPCPELEEQAECVPHSCMRLQ